One region of Peribacillus simplex genomic DNA includes:
- a CDS encoding heme-dependent oxidative N-demethylase family protein, translating into MFTQSLDFKTTDLDTFPFPFTSGNYRYSNDLKRLSNINCIEVTPEYRLQVETKRRLLQEQPHIRFQSFSHTMEMQWEVLEMLIDMATDRYPEHFEVIKDGDNWTFKNHIFGESDSFVYGDATTLPNEPLDYIGRHFHNDFVLMVHRDSNFYLEVGQVSYAALFSANWNKGMSFEEIHAPVPFVSRKGDELADRVRKFLLSIEPGKPWTRINWNLMADRWDVNYETMDVWGPQRSEITPENAGKLVRLRVEEQKFYNMPRSNAILFVLNTQFLPLEDLTLRQEWFDLTYSVLQDIPEPMAEYKGIAPFLPQSVEYLNRIDEKQKANLNKK; encoded by the coding sequence ATGTTTACACAAAGTTTAGATTTCAAAACAACTGATTTAGATACATTCCCATTTCCATTCACTTCAGGTAACTATCGTTATTCAAACGATTTGAAAAGACTCTCAAACATTAACTGTATTGAAGTTACACCAGAATACAGACTCCAAGTGGAAACGAAGCGTCGTCTCCTTCAAGAACAGCCGCATATAAGGTTTCAATCTTTTTCACACACAATGGAAATGCAATGGGAAGTGTTGGAAATGCTCATCGATATGGCAACTGATCGCTATCCGGAGCATTTCGAGGTCATTAAAGATGGAGATAACTGGACTTTCAAGAACCACATTTTCGGGGAATCCGATTCTTTCGTTTATGGCGATGCCACCACGCTTCCAAATGAGCCGCTGGATTATATAGGCCGCCATTTCCACAATGATTTTGTTTTAATGGTTCATCGCGATAGTAATTTCTATTTGGAAGTGGGGCAAGTTTCATACGCCGCACTCTTCTCAGCTAACTGGAATAAAGGCATGTCCTTTGAAGAGATCCATGCACCCGTTCCATTTGTATCGCGGAAAGGCGATGAACTGGCAGATCGCGTTCGTAAGTTTTTATTATCCATTGAGCCTGGAAAGCCATGGACACGCATCAACTGGAACCTGATGGCGGACCGTTGGGATGTCAACTATGAAACGATGGATGTCTGGGGACCGCAACGTTCTGAGATAACACCGGAAAATGCAGGTAAACTAGTACGTTTGCGTGTTGAAGAACAAAAATTTTATAACATGCCGCGAAGCAACGCCATTCTTTTCGTATTGAATACACAGTTCCTGCCACTGGAGGATTTGACATTGCGCCAGGAGTGGTTTGATCTGACATATAGCGTACTGCAGGATATTCCGGAACCTATGGCTGAATATAAAGGAATTGCCCCTTTTCTTCCGCAATCGGTCGAATATTTGAATCGTATTGATGAAAAACAAAAAGCGAATCTAAACAAAAAGTAG
- a CDS encoding aldehyde dehydrogenase family protein, which yields MTILETAVIELKNYINGKWQSASSNEVIKVINPATQEVIARAPRATKEDTENAISVAKAAFESGIWSGLTAQERASYLYKIADKIDERAEELTILETMDNGKLKTEAGFDIADAAACFRYYAGLILHPEGETYQVPAPVQAMVVREPVGVAGLIVPWNFPLLMSVWKIAPALAAGNTIVYKPAELTPVTAMKLFEILEEVGIPKGVANMVMGRGTVVGQTIAESKDVDIVSFTGSTDVGRSIMKAAAGNLKKISLELGGKSPNIVFADADLETAVDYGLFGIFFGAGQVCSSGSRILVEESIYDEYVKQYVERANKIKVGPGLAEDSNMGAIVSEAQMNSILNYIEIGKQEGATLAAGGYRLVDEGLDKGYFIPPTVFTDVTPDMRIVQEEIFGPVVVIQKFKDEEEAIKLANDTDYGLAGGVFTNDGAKGLRVIKKVRAGITWVNDYHPTYVEAPWGGYKQSGIGRSLGKYGLDEYQEIKQININLDVKPVGWFPN from the coding sequence ATGACAATTTTAGAAACGGCAGTTATAGAACTGAAAAATTACATCAACGGTAAATGGCAGTCTGCATCTTCAAATGAAGTAATCAAGGTAATTAATCCTGCAACACAGGAAGTCATTGCAAGGGCTCCGCGTGCCACAAAGGAAGATACAGAAAATGCAATCTCAGTTGCGAAAGCAGCTTTCGAAAGTGGAATCTGGTCAGGCTTAACAGCACAGGAGCGTGCTTCCTACCTATATAAAATTGCGGATAAAATTGATGAACGTGCGGAAGAGTTAACGATTCTTGAAACAATGGACAACGGGAAACTTAAAACAGAGGCGGGTTTCGATATTGCTGATGCCGCGGCGTGTTTCCGTTACTACGCTGGCTTAATCCTTCATCCAGAAGGTGAAACTTACCAAGTTCCCGCTCCCGTGCAGGCGATGGTTGTTCGTGAGCCAGTAGGTGTAGCCGGTTTAATTGTACCTTGGAATTTCCCTCTTTTAATGAGTGTCTGGAAAATCGCACCGGCACTTGCGGCAGGTAACACCATTGTTTATAAACCGGCTGAATTGACACCTGTAACAGCAATGAAATTATTTGAAATCCTAGAGGAAGTAGGCATCCCTAAAGGTGTGGCTAATATGGTGATGGGCCGCGGCACTGTTGTCGGTCAAACAATTGCAGAAAGCAAGGACGTTGACATTGTTTCATTTACGGGAAGTACGGATGTTGGCCGCTCTATCATGAAAGCGGCCGCGGGCAACTTAAAGAAAATTTCACTTGAGCTTGGCGGTAAATCACCTAACATCGTTTTTGCAGATGCAGATTTAGAAACAGCCGTCGATTACGGATTATTTGGCATCTTCTTCGGTGCCGGCCAAGTATGTTCATCAGGTAGCCGCATTCTAGTTGAAGAAAGTATTTATGATGAATATGTCAAACAGTATGTGGAACGCGCAAACAAAATCAAAGTAGGGCCTGGCCTTGCAGAAGACAGCAACATGGGGGCAATTGTCAGTGAAGCGCAGATGAATAGCATTTTGAACTATATTGAAATTGGCAAACAGGAAGGTGCGACACTAGCAGCAGGCGGTTACCGTCTTGTTGATGAAGGCCTTGACAAAGGATACTTCATTCCACCGACTGTCTTCACCGATGTAACACCTGACATGCGCATCGTACAAGAGGAAATCTTCGGTCCAGTCGTTGTCATCCAAAAGTTTAAAGATGAAGAAGAAGCTATTAAACTTGCAAATGATACTGACTACGGCCTTGCAGGCGGCGTCTTCACTAACGATGGCGCAAAAGGATTGCGCGTGATCAAGAAAGTACGGGCAGGCATCACTTGGGTAAATGATTATCATCCAACATATGTCGAGGCGCCATGGGGCGGTTACAAACAGAGCGGGATCGGACGCAGTTTAGGAAAATACGGCTTGGATGAATACCAGGAAATTAAACAAATCAACATTAATCTCGATGTAAAACCGGTCGGCTGGTTCCCAAATTAA
- a CDS encoding sigma-54 interaction domain-containing protein has product MDHFTSALLSIYDQLIVTDKNGTILKSTGTGNSLFHTVKSANVGGSIKDVEQDLFSTSLAEEVMGKNEKRSFMQSSWQGPEMLMTAYPIESGGWVWAYKEIKDSYPDASRTQSGPFLESKKPSFPFVIRSKPMLDVLHKMQMVCDVSATVLLLGESGVGKEIAARAIHNMGNRRDFPFIPVNCGAIPENLIESELFGYVEGAFTSARKDGAKGKFTLAHKGILFLDEVGELPLNVQVKLLRVLQERVVTPIGSTTSHPVDIQVIAATNKSLEKMVKKGEFREDLYYRLHVVPIHLPPLRNRVDEIPHLVQFFLQKYNTLYKRKVAFAPDAIDLLCIYQWPGNVRELENTVERLVVTSGMPEVDVDLVKEVLPFKGPKPTSIPVIDFLMPLQEAVDLVEEQLINMAMEQYKSLKLAAKVLEVSQPTMSRKYKKLRNKIEEASFSPVNKRAILEEQINQRLRSVAAVTAAIIPAEEVISLQKNMNRQTSYSQKLKQKLTMIQEKEGVIEWVFIFIMTEDGRLIHLVADKGFVIEPGEEYIGPPEMVNVAYQAFNGKAGVTPIYEDRYGEWKTSFAPIIDDGGNIVAIVGCDYSKAYFNSEMQRLRKQLNIHV; this is encoded by the coding sequence ATGGATCACTTCACCTCTGCACTCTTGTCTATTTACGATCAGCTTATTGTGACAGATAAAAATGGCACAATACTGAAATCAACCGGAACAGGGAATTCCTTATTTCATACAGTCAAATCCGCTAATGTCGGCGGTTCCATCAAGGATGTTGAACAAGATTTATTTTCTACAAGCTTGGCAGAAGAGGTAATGGGCAAAAATGAAAAAAGATCTTTCATGCAGTCCTCATGGCAGGGTCCGGAGATGCTGATGACGGCATACCCGATTGAATCTGGCGGATGGGTCTGGGCCTACAAAGAAATTAAAGACTCTTATCCAGATGCATCAAGGACTCAATCGGGACCCTTCTTGGAATCGAAGAAGCCATCTTTTCCATTTGTGATCCGCAGTAAACCCATGCTTGATGTTCTGCATAAAATGCAAATGGTTTGTGATGTCAGCGCAACTGTACTTTTATTGGGGGAATCCGGTGTAGGAAAGGAAATAGCTGCAAGGGCTATACATAATATGGGTAACAGAAGGGACTTTCCATTTATACCTGTCAATTGCGGGGCCATCCCGGAAAACTTGATTGAAAGCGAACTGTTTGGCTACGTAGAGGGGGCTTTTACCAGCGCCAGGAAAGACGGAGCCAAAGGAAAATTCACACTGGCCCATAAGGGTATCTTATTCTTGGATGAAGTGGGCGAGTTACCTCTTAACGTACAGGTAAAACTGCTTCGCGTCCTTCAGGAACGCGTTGTTACACCAATTGGAAGTACGACCTCACACCCTGTTGATATTCAAGTGATTGCCGCAACAAATAAATCGCTCGAAAAAATGGTGAAAAAAGGTGAATTTCGAGAAGACTTATATTATCGTCTTCATGTCGTACCTATCCACCTTCCGCCGCTTAGGAATCGTGTAGATGAAATACCTCATCTAGTTCAATTTTTTTTACAAAAGTACAATACACTGTACAAACGAAAGGTAGCTTTCGCCCCGGATGCAATCGACTTACTATGTATCTATCAATGGCCCGGTAACGTGCGCGAACTTGAAAATACAGTTGAGAGGCTTGTGGTTACAAGCGGAATGCCGGAAGTGGATGTTGATTTGGTTAAAGAGGTCCTTCCTTTTAAAGGGCCCAAGCCCACTTCAATACCTGTTATCGATTTTCTAATGCCCTTGCAAGAAGCAGTCGACCTTGTGGAGGAACAATTGATCAACATGGCAATGGAACAATACAAATCATTAAAACTAGCGGCAAAGGTGTTGGAAGTCAGTCAGCCGACGATGAGCAGGAAATATAAAAAATTACGTAATAAAATTGAAGAAGCAAGCTTTTCACCAGTGAATAAACGGGCCATTTTAGAAGAACAAATAAATCAACGGCTTCGTTCCGTTGCCGCTGTAACCGCAGCTATCATTCCAGCTGAAGAGGTTATCAGTCTACAAAAAAATATGAACCGGCAAACTTCCTATTCCCAGAAATTAAAACAAAAACTTACCATGATTCAAGAAAAGGAAGGCGTAATTGAATGGGTCTTTATATTTATCATGACGGAGGATGGACGTCTGATTCACCTCGTTGCAGACAAAGGCTTTGTCATTGAACCGGGGGAAGAATATATTGGTCCCCCGGAGATGGTTAATGTCGCTTACCAGGCTTTTAATGGTAAAGCGGGTGTTACTCCCATATACGAAGACAGATACGGTGAGTGGAAAACAAGCTTTGCGCCAATTATTGATGATGGCGGCAATATCGTTGCTATTGTGGGATGCGATTACAGTAAAGCCTATTTCAATTCGGAAATGCAACGTCTCCGCAAGCAGCTTAATATACATGTTTGA
- a CDS encoding PDR/VanB family oxidoreductase, translating to MKVNKIIQETPFVKQFELIPVDGKPLPAFTGGSHLTTFMPAGDTIFEREYSLISNPRDRIKYAISIRRDGASRGGSAFWHDHIQLDSRLEVSFPKNNFPLSFRAKHHAFYAAGIGITPFLAMMEDMAAEGQTFELHYAARTPELCAFYDLLKAKYPDQCTFYFSQAEDKHRMMPETMMDHRIGTHVYFCGPLEMVQEYRKAASSYGYPEHAIHFELFGTKNDGPQDPFIVDLTDSDRSIHVHEGETLLDALLREGIDAPYSCKVGGCGSCEVDVAEGEVVHRDNFLSEENRQTRKSILTCCSRAKDGRLVLKL from the coding sequence ATGAAAGTAAACAAGATCATTCAAGAAACTCCATTCGTAAAACAATTCGAGTTGATACCAGTTGATGGAAAACCATTGCCTGCTTTTACAGGCGGTTCGCATTTGACCACATTCATGCCGGCCGGGGATACGATATTCGAGAGAGAATACTCCCTTATCAGCAACCCAAGGGACCGTATAAAATATGCCATTTCCATTCGGCGAGATGGGGCGTCACGTGGAGGTTCCGCTTTCTGGCATGATCATATACAGTTAGATTCCAGGCTGGAAGTCAGTTTCCCTAAAAACAACTTCCCTCTCAGCTTTCGAGCAAAGCATCATGCCTTTTATGCAGCTGGAATCGGCATCACCCCATTTCTGGCAATGATGGAAGACATGGCTGCCGAAGGGCAAACCTTCGAACTCCATTATGCAGCACGCACACCGGAGTTATGTGCTTTTTATGATTTGTTAAAAGCCAAATATCCTGATCAATGTACCTTTTATTTTTCGCAGGCAGAAGACAAACACAGAATGATGCCTGAGACGATGATGGATCATCGCATTGGCACACATGTATACTTTTGCGGACCTCTCGAGATGGTACAAGAGTATCGAAAAGCTGCCAGTTCATATGGTTATCCGGAACATGCGATTCACTTTGAATTATTTGGGACAAAAAATGATGGGCCTCAAGATCCTTTCATTGTCGACCTTACAGATAGCGATCGATCCATTCACGTTCATGAAGGTGAAACTTTGCTTGATGCGCTTTTAAGGGAAGGAATTGATGCACCTTATTCTTGTAAAGTAGGCGGGTGCGGAAGTTGTGAGGTAGATGTTGCAGAAGGTGAAGTGGTTCACCGGGATAACTTCCTTAGCGAAGAAAACCGTCAAACACGCAAGTCAATCTTGACATGCTGCTCACGTGCGAAGGACGGCAGACTTGTCTTAAAACTTTAA
- a CDS encoding VOC family protein, whose product MKINHINLTVNDVAASREFLERYFGLTCAGSRGDGFAAMRDDDGSILTLMKGSDVQYPKTFHVGFIQENEEQVNRINQRLKDDGFMVKPPKHLHGYTFYVEAPGGFNVEVLC is encoded by the coding sequence ATGAAGATCAATCACATAAATTTAACAGTTAATGATGTTGCAGCATCAAGGGAGTTTTTAGAAAGGTACTTTGGATTGACATGTGCAGGAAGTCGTGGAGATGGGTTTGCTGCAATGAGAGATGATGATGGATCCATATTGACACTAATGAAAGGAAGCGATGTACAATACCCCAAGACCTTTCATGTTGGATTCATACAAGAAAATGAAGAACAAGTTAACAGGATCAATCAGCGATTGAAAGATGATGGATTCATGGTAAAACCTCCAAAACACTTACACGGATATACTTTCTATGTAGAAGCGCCTGGAGGATTTAACGTTGAAGTACTGTGTTAA
- a CDS encoding SRPBCC family protein, whose protein sequence is MEGIFDGPRDLVFKAFSNSERLASWWGPSGWQTENREFNFKPDGVWHYCMRCKDEKQGEFYGQESWGKAVYQEIIVPEKNVYTDMFAGEECNSAGGMPVTLVTMTFVENEGDKTYHEFSIRFSRGTSAIDGIGCGPRMCLTILPPRRPS, encoded by the coding sequence ATGGAAGGTATATTTGACGGGCCGCGGGACCTTGTTTTTAAAGCGTTTTCGAATTCTGAGCGATTGGCTAGCTGGTGGGGACCGAGTGGGTGGCAAACAGAAAATCGGGAGTTTAATTTTAAGCCTGACGGCGTATGGCATTATTGCATGCGATGCAAAGATGAAAAACAAGGTGAATTTTATGGCCAAGAATCTTGGGGGAAAGCTGTTTATCAAGAAATAATCGTACCGGAGAAGAATGTCTACACGGACATGTTTGCAGGTGAAGAATGCAACTCAGCCGGTGGTATGCCTGTTACACTGGTAACGATGACGTTTGTTGAAAACGAGGGAGACAAAACTTATCATGAGTTCTCGATTCGCTTCAGTCGAGGGACTTCAGCAATTGATGGGATTGGGTGTGGGCCAAGGATGTGCCTCACAATTTTACCGCCTCGACGACCTTCTTGA
- a CDS encoding amino acid permease: MGYGLENNDQLQRSMKRRHLFMLSLGGVIGTGLFLNAGYTINQAGAGGALLGYLAGGLILYMVMVCLGELAVHMPVTGSFQKYAAEYIGPSAGFSLGWMYFVGSAATAGVEFTAAGILMKQWFPHSPTWIWCAVFIVLLFTLNALTTRGFAEAEYWFAGIKIVAVILFIVIGIAGIFGFVSLSDRPTPFFENLAPSGLFPAGGITIIFVTMMNVIFSYQGSELIGIAAGESEKPEENIPKAIRNVLFRIIVFYIASIIILSAIFPSSELGLLESPFVTLMKIAGVPYAAGIMNFIILTAILSVGNSCLYASTRLLWSMAHDGMAPKVFGVLSNRKVPLNALLFTISFSLLSLLTSFIAADTVFVILMSIAGISVTISWMGIALSQYMFRRKFIKAGGKMEELQYKVPFYPFVPLFCLGFCLLILVFLAFDPTQRVGLIYGIGFLVACILFYKFKLAKKVESNTNFENEKIL, encoded by the coding sequence ATGGGGTATGGACTGGAAAATAATGATCAGCTGCAACGCTCAATGAAAAGACGCCATTTATTTATGCTCTCGCTTGGCGGCGTTATTGGTACAGGGCTTTTTTTAAATGCTGGATATACAATTAACCAAGCGGGGGCCGGAGGGGCTCTGCTTGGTTACCTTGCCGGCGGTCTTATTTTGTATATGGTGATGGTCTGTCTTGGCGAGCTAGCCGTTCATATGCCGGTAACAGGTTCATTCCAAAAATATGCTGCCGAATATATTGGGCCTTCCGCTGGTTTTTCGCTAGGATGGATGTATTTCGTCGGTTCAGCCGCAACTGCAGGAGTTGAGTTTACGGCAGCAGGAATATTGATGAAACAATGGTTCCCCCATAGTCCCACCTGGATTTGGTGTGCTGTGTTCATTGTGCTTTTATTTACATTGAATGCATTAACGACAAGAGGTTTTGCAGAGGCGGAATATTGGTTTGCCGGAATAAAAATCGTTGCAGTGATTTTGTTTATCGTGATTGGCATCGCTGGCATCTTTGGTTTTGTCTCTTTATCTGATCGTCCAACCCCATTCTTTGAGAATCTAGCTCCTTCTGGTCTTTTTCCAGCAGGGGGCATTACAATTATCTTTGTGACAATGATGAATGTAATTTTTTCTTATCAAGGCTCTGAACTGATAGGAATAGCAGCAGGGGAAAGTGAAAAACCTGAAGAGAACATACCTAAAGCCATTCGAAATGTACTTTTTAGAATCATTGTTTTTTACATTGCGTCCATTATTATCCTTTCTGCCATATTCCCTTCTTCTGAATTAGGCTTATTGGAAAGTCCCTTTGTAACTTTGATGAAGATTGCGGGGGTTCCTTATGCAGCAGGCATCATGAATTTCATTATTTTAACGGCTATTCTTTCTGTGGGGAATTCATGTCTTTATGCATCTACACGCTTGCTTTGGTCGATGGCCCATGATGGAATGGCACCTAAGGTATTTGGTGTTTTGTCCAATAGGAAAGTGCCATTGAATGCCCTTCTATTTACCATATCTTTTTCACTTCTATCGTTATTAACCAGCTTCATTGCTGCTGATACTGTGTTCGTGATACTCATGTCAATCGCGGGGATATCCGTCACGATCTCATGGATGGGAATTGCTTTATCGCAATACATGTTTCGAAGGAAATTTATAAAAGCAGGTGGGAAAATGGAAGAATTACAATACAAAGTGCCTTTTTATCCATTTGTCCCATTATTTTGTCTAGGCTTTTGCTTGCTGATTCTAGTATTCCTTGCCTTTGATCCTACTCAACGAGTTGGACTGATTTATGGAATAGGATTTTTGGTAGCCTGTATATTATTCTATAAATTTAAATTGGCTAAGAAAGTAGAGTCAAACACTAACTTTGAAAATGAAAAAATATTGTAA
- a CDS encoding purine-cytosine permease family protein, which translates to MSKENSSISKDVAFGFLPASKSDRIFNLRDLILVQVVIGLSSFGLLTGGYTGTMLDAKQSLAAILFGNAFPMLLIVPITLYFARYGIDTFVGFRSSLGYLGSNIFFFVFLILTLGYISIALFMSGQALAEAANWMGMPAIFSSQATGAPFFSILLFICAFLVTVRGPIAIQKYTAVAVPVFMVLMFGVLAIVLFGQGFTNVAHILPSEPFESNSRSFATALELNIGLGFSWLPYLGQYSRLSKTEGGAFKAGFYSYGIIVCIAALVGALAALVAGSLNPSDWMFSIAGSWGGFIGLILLSVGNVGAAIFLMYSQAVSFKTVFPKKSWMVAMGTTVPAIFLLLSSTFYDAFGSFIAVISFIMAVLGGIVVADYFFVKRQRISIRDLYDTQGSYTYWKGINPSAVLTVVIGTIVYWALYNPLTFEASDFFLHTAAGIPTYFVALVTYYVSSKYIFRFEVDMERPSVELKEAK; encoded by the coding sequence GTGAGTAAAGAGAATTCCTCCATTTCAAAGGATGTGGCCTTTGGCTTTTTACCGGCAAGTAAAAGTGATCGGATTTTTAACCTTCGGGATTTAATTTTAGTACAGGTGGTTATTGGCCTCTCATCTTTTGGGCTGTTAACTGGTGGATACACAGGTACAATGCTTGATGCGAAGCAGTCACTTGCAGCGATTTTATTCGGTAACGCCTTCCCTATGCTGTTGATTGTTCCCATTACCCTTTATTTTGCGCGGTATGGCATAGATACTTTTGTAGGGTTTCGAAGTTCACTGGGGTATCTAGGATCCAATATCTTTTTCTTTGTTTTTCTTATTCTGACTCTCGGCTACATTTCCATTGCGCTTTTCATGTCCGGCCAGGCGTTAGCAGAGGCTGCTAATTGGATGGGGATGCCCGCCATTTTCTCAAGCCAAGCAACTGGAGCGCCGTTTTTCTCGATTTTACTCTTCATCTGTGCATTCCTTGTAACGGTGAGGGGACCGATAGCGATTCAAAAATATACCGCAGTAGCCGTTCCGGTATTTATGGTTCTCATGTTTGGCGTTCTTGCAATAGTATTGTTTGGCCAGGGTTTCACTAACGTTGCTCATATACTTCCTTCCGAGCCATTTGAATCGAATTCTCGTTCATTCGCGACAGCCCTGGAATTAAATATCGGTCTCGGCTTCTCATGGCTTCCATACCTTGGGCAATACAGCCGTTTATCTAAAACAGAAGGAGGAGCATTTAAAGCAGGATTCTACAGCTATGGAATCATCGTATGTATCGCTGCTTTAGTTGGGGCCCTTGCTGCATTAGTCGCTGGTTCACTTAATCCTTCTGACTGGATGTTTTCCATCGCAGGAAGTTGGGGCGGATTCATTGGCTTGATTTTACTTTCGGTTGGGAATGTTGGTGCAGCCATTTTCCTTATGTACTCACAAGCTGTCAGCTTTAAAACTGTATTCCCGAAAAAGTCATGGATGGTTGCGATGGGAACAACCGTACCGGCTATATTCTTACTTCTAAGCTCGACGTTCTACGATGCATTTGGTTCATTCATTGCTGTCATTTCCTTTATTATGGCTGTTCTTGGCGGCATTGTCGTTGCAGATTACTTTTTTGTAAAGCGCCAACGCATTTCTATAAGGGATTTGTATGACACACAAGGCTCTTATACTTATTGGAAAGGCATTAACCCGTCGGCCGTTCTCACGGTGGTCATAGGAACGATCGTTTACTGGGCACTCTATAATCCATTGACTTTTGAAGCAAGTGACTTTTTCCTTCATACAGCTGCCGGAATTCCAACATACTTTGTCGCTTTAGTCACCTACTATGTTTCATCTAAATACATTTTCCGTTTTGAAGTTGACATGGAGCGTCCATCCGTTGAATTAAAGGAAGCTAAATAG
- a CDS encoding dimethylarginine dimethylaminohydrolase family protein, protein MFKHAIVRKIGKSFVNGLTTSDLGNPDYEKALVQHEAYVEALKRCGVKVTVLETDERYPDSTFVEDTAVLTPKCALVTNPGAESRNGEIDEMKEVLKDFYDTIEYIQSPGMLDGGDVMQVEDHFYVGLSTRTNEAGALQFKDIMGKYGYDTSIIPLKEFFHLKTGVNYLGDNNLLVAGEFINHEAFSGFNQITVKQEEGYSGNCVRMNDCVIVPKGFKGTKKKIEELGYTVIEVEMSEFQKQDGGLSCLSLRF, encoded by the coding sequence ATGTTTAAACACGCGATTGTAAGGAAGATTGGAAAAAGCTTTGTAAATGGCTTAACAACATCGGATTTAGGAAACCCGGATTATGAAAAAGCACTTGTACAGCACGAGGCTTATGTAGAAGCATTAAAACGCTGCGGTGTGAAAGTGACCGTTCTCGAAACGGATGAAAGATATCCTGATTCTACGTTTGTAGAAGATACTGCCGTGTTGACGCCAAAATGTGCCCTTGTAACCAATCCTGGTGCAGAAAGCCGGAATGGTGAGATTGATGAAATGAAAGAAGTTTTAAAGGACTTTTATGACACAATCGAATATATCCAATCTCCAGGTATGTTAGATGGCGGAGATGTCATGCAAGTTGAAGATCACTTCTATGTTGGCCTATCAACTAGAACAAATGAAGCAGGTGCTCTGCAATTCAAAGATATTATGGGTAAGTATGGTTATGATACGTCCATCATTCCCCTTAAGGAATTCTTTCATTTAAAAACGGGTGTCAATTACCTTGGAGACAATAATTTATTAGTGGCTGGGGAATTCATTAATCACGAGGCTTTTTCTGGCTTCAATCAAATAACCGTAAAACAGGAAGAAGGATATTCGGGTAACTGCGTCCGAATGAACGACTGCGTTATTGTCCCGAAAGGATTTAAAGGAACAAAGAAAAAAATTGAAGAGTTGGGATACACAGTGATTGAAGTGGAAATGTCAGAATTTCAAAAACAAGATGGCGGCCTTAGTTGTCTCTCATTGAGGTTCTAA